The Amblyraja radiata isolate CabotCenter1 chromosome 1, sAmbRad1.1.pri, whole genome shotgun sequence genome contains a region encoding:
- the pomk gene encoding protein O-mannose kinase has protein sequence MQVTTSGNQGSSIRQRVTLTIVPLIAVILTVTTIFRNELLDALGWLKRPVDNKSDSCPSGYFRLEGMKDCIPWLSCEMIQSEVAVIEPIGQGAVKQVFLGHWKGNKVVLSRLAASKFSDDFFHGLEMLKGLQSAHVVKLLGFCDEDPTILTEYHPFGSLANVDSVLEQEGQGDFNTWEVRFQLAREYTWFLHYLHNSPLGPRVMCDSNDLIKTLSQYLLTTDLHVLANDLDALPLVNRSAGVLVKCGHRQLQGDFVAPEQLWPFGNTVPFSDHLMPPYNEKTDIWKVPDVTDFLLGQVEGSDVVRLHLFQLHQDCKRHKPQLRPSMLTVVQTYKAVYNSLTQESELFGIRTEMLHEL, from the exons ATGCAGGTGACAACCTCTGGTAATCAAGGCTCTTCGATACGGCAGAGGGTGACCTTGACCATTGTACCTCTTATTGCTGTCATCCTCACAGTCACCACGATCTTCAGAAATGAACTTCTAGATGCGTTGGGTTGGTTGAAGAGACCAGTAGACAACAAATCAGACTCCTGTCCATCTGGGTATTTCAGGCTGGAAGGAATGAAGGATTGCATACCCTGGTTATCTTGTGAAATGATACAGAGCGAAGTTGCTGTGATTGAGCCAATTGGACAAGGCGCTGTCAAGCAG GTTTTCCTTGGGCACTGGAAGGGAAACAAAGTGGTTCTCTCTCGACTTGCTGCCTCTAAATTCAGCGACGACTTCTTTCATGGACTGGAGATGCTGAAGGGCTTGCAGAGTGCACATGTGGTTAAACTGCTGGGATTCTGTGACGAGGATCCCACTATCCTCACAGAGTATCACCCTTTTGGATCCCTCGCCAATGTTGATTCAGTGCTGGAGCAGGAGGGGCAGGGTGACTTTAATACTTGGGAAGTTCGATTCCAGTTGGCTCGTGAATACACATGGTTTCTGCATTATCTGCACAACAGCCCATTGGGTCCCCGTGTTATGTGCGATTCCAATGACCTGATAAAGACCTTGTCGCAGTATTTGTTGACAACAGACCTGCACGTGTTGGCCAATGACCTGGACGCTCTCCCACTGGTGAATCGAAGTGCCGGGGTTTTAGTAAAATGTGGCCACCGTCAGCTCCAGGGTGACTTTGTCGCTCCGGAACAGCTTTGGCCATTCGGTAACACGGTTCCATTTTCTGATCACCTCATGCCTCCATACAATGAGAAAACAGATATTTGGAAGGTTCCGGATGTTACGGACTTTCTGCTGGGCCAGGTCGAAGGAAGCGACGTGGTCAGGCTTCACTTGTTCCAGTTGCATCAGGACTGCAAGAGACATAAGCCTCAGCTTCGACCATCAATGCTGACTGTTGTGCAGACGTACAAAGCTGTTTACAATTCACTGACACAGGAGTCGGAGCTGTTTGGTATTCGTACTGAGATGTTACACGAGTTATAA